From a single Sorghum bicolor cultivar BTx623 chromosome 5, Sorghum_bicolor_NCBIv3, whole genome shotgun sequence genomic region:
- the LOC8055011 gene encoding TPD1 protein homolog 1A, whose product MASMAQSVNLLVHAFVLIVLVQGARSSEKCGQGAAGLEVLQTSNGDKAGVDTVFEVIVRNPCACAVRGVFLRCEGFTSSIPVDAKLFRREGNDYLVDDGGRIESGGEVRFRYAWERPFNITPAALQDDCHSGGGVHQFTV is encoded by the exons ATGGCCAGCATGGCACAGTCCGTGAATCTCCTTGTTCATGCCTTTGTCCTCATTGTCCTTGTGCAAG GGGCGAGGTCATCCGAGAAGTGCGGGCAAGGGGCCGCGGGCTTGGAGGTGCTGCAGACCAGCAACGGGGACAAGGCCGGGGTGGACACAGTGTTCGAGGTGATCGTGAGGAACCCCTGCGCGTGCGCGGTGCGCGGCGTGTTCCTCCGCTGCGAGGGCTTCACGAGCTCTATTCCTGTCGACGCGAAGCTGTTCCGCCGGGAGGGCAATGACTACCTCGTCGACGACGGCGGCCGGATCGAGAGCGGAGGTGAGGTGCGGTTCCGGTACGCCTGGGAACGCCCGTTCAACATAACCCCCGCCGCTTTGCAAGACGACTGTCATAGTGGAGGTGGAGTTCATCAGTTCACCGTGTAA